A single Argentina anserina chromosome 7, drPotAnse1.1, whole genome shotgun sequence DNA region contains:
- the LOC126801951 gene encoding uncharacterized protein LOC126801951 isoform X1 — MANVTATWSPSSLQLRWALNCRQPSPVTVNMRRVRVLCAAPDRNNGLQRGRNGSSWVESKSSAGDGFSGWSGSVNEDDSQKKKWSGGLIGAGVAGVILVAGVAIATLSSGNKVSTRPKPQMEPLTTEQEVILVNDDGNAEDVEEQSGMKQDGGSPEEKAGTKKDNSSSREIDESPSLYRVGNDNDVGELSVQEYASSNVGSEAINGAFMQEDLQHESTSIEKSVKLDMLTRQVDLPEADHGNDSLVASGPEDSNSNLTVGTGDLTSELKENPVSVEPIKLPVSDAINSNRSIESLDEIPGSSKNQTSSSESSTANAHEHNEPIALDVSVSSESSILSEPLNLSKDNLGVVASSSTKENLEPRETVLVLAEEISSSLEVHTIVESGSSAISVSEQGYPNENEQYTNYSNDTNTRKSQLPSPRNSFSSAGIPAPTMVSAAVQVLPGKVLVPAVVDQVQGQAVAALQVLKVVEGDVQPGDLCTRREYARWLVSASSALSRNSVSKVYPAMYIENISELAFDDITPEDPDFPSIQGLAESGLISSKLSRRDMDPSLDEDEGPFYFSPESPLSRQDLVSWKMALEKRHLPEADRKVLHRISGFIDTDKIHPDACPALVADLSGEQGIVALAFGYTRLFQPNKPVTKAQAAIALATGEYADVVNEELARIEAETMAEKAVDAHNALVAQVERDVNATFEKDLFLEREKIDAVEKMAEEAKQELEMLRAEREKDNIALMKDRAAVESEMEVLARLRHEVEKQLENLMSNKVEISFEKERVTKLRKDAENESQEIARLQYDLEVERKALSMARAWAEDEAKRAREQAQSLEEARDRWERHGIKVVVDNDLREEALGEATWVDAGKQFSVEGTVSRAESLMDRLKAMAMDIKGRSKDVIVKIIQKIALLVSNLKEWVFRAGERAGDLKDTAISKVNRSAQELQHNTVEYRLVVKEGVKRVADDCREGVEKLTQRFKT; from the exons ATGGCCAATGTGACTGCAACATGGTCTCCGAGCTCGCTCCAGCTCCGTTGGGCTCTCAATTGCCGCCAACCGTCACCGGTTACGGTGAATATGCGCCGCGTTCGAGTGCTCTGTGCTGCTCCGGACAGAAACAACGGTCTGCAGCGGGGTCGCAATGGGAGTTCTTGGGTGGAGTCGAAGTCGTCGGCCGGCGATGGCTTCTCCGGGTGGTCTGGTTCCGTTAATGAAGACGACTCGCAGAAGAAGAAATGGTCTggag GGCTTATCGGAGCTGGAGTTGCCGGAGTCATTCTTGTTGCAGGGGTTGCGATCGCGACATTGTCTTCAGGAAACAAAGTCAGTACAA GACCAAAGCCGCAGATGGAGCCATTGACGACAGAGCAGGAGGTGATATTGGTGAATGATGATGGAAATGCGGAAGATGTGGAGGAGCAGAGTGGCATGAAGCAAGATGGTGGGAGTCCGGAAGAAAAGGCAGGTACTAAAAAGGACAATTCTTCATCTCGAGAAATTGATGAGTCTCCGAGTTTATATAGAGTTGGTAATGATAATGATGTAGGGGAGTTGTCAGTACAAGAGTATGCATCCAGTAATGTTGGTTCTGAAGCCATCAACGGCGCTTTCATGCAAGAGGATTTGCAACATGAATCAACTTCTATTGAAAAGTCAGTCAAGCTTGATATGTTAACAAGGCAGGTTGATCTGCCTGAAGCTGATCATGGCAATGACTCTTTAGTTGCCTCTGGGCCTGAGGATTCTAATAGTAACCTCACTGTAGGTACAGGAGATTTGACTTCTGAACTTAAAGAGAATCCCGTTAGCGTCGAACCAATCAAGTTGCCAGTCTCTGATGCTATCAATTCAAACCGTAGCATTGAATCCCTGGATGAAATTCCTGGGTCAAGTAAAAATCAAACTTCCTCATCCGAGTCGTCTACAGCTAATGCACATGAACACAATGAACCTATAGCTCTGGATGTTTCAGTTTCTTCAGAATCTAGCATTCTTTCAGAACCTTTAAATCTGTCTAAAGATAACCTAGGTGTTGTGGCCTCGTCTTCAACCAAGGAAAACCTTGAGCCAAGGGAAACAGTACTGGTCTTGGCTGAGGAAATTAGTTCCTCCCTGGAAGTGCATACCATAGTTGAAAGTGGGTCATCTGCAATATCTGTGTCAGAACAAGGCTATCCAAATGAAAATGAACAATACACAAATTATTCTAATGATACGAATACAAGAAAATCACAATTACCAAGTCCTCGGAATTCCTTCTCTTCTGCTGGTATACCTGCTCCAACTATGGTTTCTGCAGCTGTACAGGTGCTTCCTGGAAAGGTTTTGGTACCTGCAGTTGTTGATCAGGTTCAGGGGCAGGCAGTAGCTGCTTTGCAAGTGTTGAAG GTTGTAGAGGGTGATGTTCAGCCTGGTGATTTGTGTACACGTCGTGAGTATGCTCGATGGTTGGTATCTGCAAGTAGTGCACTTTCGAG GAACTCAGTATCTAAAGTATATCCTGCAATGTATATTGAAAATATTTCTGAGTTGGCATTTGATGATATTACACCTGAAGACCCCGATTTCCCTTCCATTCAAG GTTTGGCTGAATCTGGACTTATCTCAAGTAAGCTCTCTAGACGTGATATGGATCCTTCCTTGGATGAGGACGAGGGTCCATTCTACTTCTCTCCTGAAAG TCCTCTGTCACGTCAAGATCTTGTAAGTTGGAAGATGGCCCTAGAGAAAAGGCATCTCCCAGAAGCTGACAGGAAG GTCCTCCATCGAATATCAGGATTCATTGATACTGACAAGATACACCCAGATGCATGTCCTGCACTTGTTGCTGACCTATCTGGGGAACAGGGTATTGTTGCTCTTGCTTTTG GTTACACCAGACTTTTTCAGCCAAATAAGCCAGTAACAAAAGCCCAGGCTGCTATTGCTCTTGCAACTGGCGAGTATGCTGATGTTGTTAACGAGGAGCTTGCACGCATTGAAGCAGAAACAATGGCTGAAAAGGCTGTTGATGCACATAATGCTTTAGTAGCCCAGGTTGAAAGGGATGTGAATGCAACTTTTGAGAAGGATCTTTTTCTTGAGAGGGAAAAAATTGATGCTGTGGAGAAAATGGCTGAAGAAGCAAAGCAAGAATTGGAAATGTTGAGGgctgagagagagaaagataaTATTGCCCTCATGAAGGACCGTGCTGCTGTTGAATCAGAAATGGAAGTTTTAGCAAGGTTGAGGCATGAGGTGGAGAAGCAATTAGAGAACCTAATGAGTAACAAAGTAGAGATATCATTTGAAAAGGAAAGAGTCACCAAACTTAGGAAAGATGCAGAAAATGAGAGCCAGGAGATTGCTCGTTTACAGTATGATCTAGAGGTTGAACGGAAAGCCTTGTCCATGGCCAG GGCGTGGGCTGAAGATGAGGCTAAAagagcaagagaacaagcgcAATCACTAGAGGAGGCTAGAGATCGCTGGGAGAGGCATGGCATCAAAGTAGTTGTTGACAATGACCTTCGTGAAGAAGCATTGGGAGAAGCTACGTGGGTTGATGCTGGTAAGCAGTTCTCAGTTGAAGGGACTGTTAGCAGAGCCGAGAGTTTGATGGACAGACTCAAGGCGATGGCAATGGATATAAAAGGAAGAAGCAAAGATGTAATTGTTAAAATCATTCAAAAGATAGCCTTGCTTGTATCAAATTTGAAGGAATGGGTTTTCAGAGCTGGAGAAAGGGCAGGAGACCTTAAAGACACAGCCATCTCAAAGGTGAACAGATCAGCACAAGAGTTGCAGCATAACACAGTAGAATACCGCTTGGTTGTCAAAGAAGGTGTTAAGCGCGTCGCAGATGATTGTAGGGAAGGAGTGGAGAAACTCACCCAAAGGTTCAAGACATGA
- the LOC126801951 gene encoding uncharacterized protein LOC126801951 isoform X2 produces MANVTATWSPSSLQLRWALNCRQPSPVTVNMRRVRVLCAAPDRNNGLQRGRNGSSWVESKSSAGDGFSGWSGSVNEDDSQKKKWSGGLIGAGVAGVILVAGVAIATLSSGNKVSTRPKPQMEPLTTEQEVILVNDDGNAEDVEEQSGMKQDGGSPEEKAGELSVQEYASSNVGSEAINGAFMQEDLQHESTSIEKSVKLDMLTRQVDLPEADHGNDSLVASGPEDSNSNLTVGTGDLTSELKENPVSVEPIKLPVSDAINSNRSIESLDEIPGSSKNQTSSSESSTANAHEHNEPIALDVSVSSESSILSEPLNLSKDNLGVVASSSTKENLEPRETVLVLAEEISSSLEVHTIVESGSSAISVSEQGYPNENEQYTNYSNDTNTRKSQLPSPRNSFSSAGIPAPTMVSAAVQVLPGKVLVPAVVDQVQGQAVAALQVLKVVEGDVQPGDLCTRREYARWLVSASSALSRNSVSKVYPAMYIENISELAFDDITPEDPDFPSIQGLAESGLISSKLSRRDMDPSLDEDEGPFYFSPESPLSRQDLVSWKMALEKRHLPEADRKVLHRISGFIDTDKIHPDACPALVADLSGEQGIVALAFGYTRLFQPNKPVTKAQAAIALATGEYADVVNEELARIEAETMAEKAVDAHNALVAQVERDVNATFEKDLFLEREKIDAVEKMAEEAKQELEMLRAEREKDNIALMKDRAAVESEMEVLARLRHEVEKQLENLMSNKVEISFEKERVTKLRKDAENESQEIARLQYDLEVERKALSMARAWAEDEAKRAREQAQSLEEARDRWERHGIKVVVDNDLREEALGEATWVDAGKQFSVEGTVSRAESLMDRLKAMAMDIKGRSKDVIVKIIQKIALLVSNLKEWVFRAGERAGDLKDTAISKVNRSAQELQHNTVEYRLVVKEGVKRVADDCREGVEKLTQRFKT; encoded by the exons ATGGCCAATGTGACTGCAACATGGTCTCCGAGCTCGCTCCAGCTCCGTTGGGCTCTCAATTGCCGCCAACCGTCACCGGTTACGGTGAATATGCGCCGCGTTCGAGTGCTCTGTGCTGCTCCGGACAGAAACAACGGTCTGCAGCGGGGTCGCAATGGGAGTTCTTGGGTGGAGTCGAAGTCGTCGGCCGGCGATGGCTTCTCCGGGTGGTCTGGTTCCGTTAATGAAGACGACTCGCAGAAGAAGAAATGGTCTggag GGCTTATCGGAGCTGGAGTTGCCGGAGTCATTCTTGTTGCAGGGGTTGCGATCGCGACATTGTCTTCAGGAAACAAAGTCAGTACAA GACCAAAGCCGCAGATGGAGCCATTGACGACAGAGCAGGAGGTGATATTGGTGAATGATGATGGAAATGCGGAAGATGTGGAGGAGCAGAGTGGCATGAAGCAAGATGGTGGGAGTCCGGAAGAAAAGGCAG GGGAGTTGTCAGTACAAGAGTATGCATCCAGTAATGTTGGTTCTGAAGCCATCAACGGCGCTTTCATGCAAGAGGATTTGCAACATGAATCAACTTCTATTGAAAAGTCAGTCAAGCTTGATATGTTAACAAGGCAGGTTGATCTGCCTGAAGCTGATCATGGCAATGACTCTTTAGTTGCCTCTGGGCCTGAGGATTCTAATAGTAACCTCACTGTAGGTACAGGAGATTTGACTTCTGAACTTAAAGAGAATCCCGTTAGCGTCGAACCAATCAAGTTGCCAGTCTCTGATGCTATCAATTCAAACCGTAGCATTGAATCCCTGGATGAAATTCCTGGGTCAAGTAAAAATCAAACTTCCTCATCCGAGTCGTCTACAGCTAATGCACATGAACACAATGAACCTATAGCTCTGGATGTTTCAGTTTCTTCAGAATCTAGCATTCTTTCAGAACCTTTAAATCTGTCTAAAGATAACCTAGGTGTTGTGGCCTCGTCTTCAACCAAGGAAAACCTTGAGCCAAGGGAAACAGTACTGGTCTTGGCTGAGGAAATTAGTTCCTCCCTGGAAGTGCATACCATAGTTGAAAGTGGGTCATCTGCAATATCTGTGTCAGAACAAGGCTATCCAAATGAAAATGAACAATACACAAATTATTCTAATGATACGAATACAAGAAAATCACAATTACCAAGTCCTCGGAATTCCTTCTCTTCTGCTGGTATACCTGCTCCAACTATGGTTTCTGCAGCTGTACAGGTGCTTCCTGGAAAGGTTTTGGTACCTGCAGTTGTTGATCAGGTTCAGGGGCAGGCAGTAGCTGCTTTGCAAGTGTTGAAG GTTGTAGAGGGTGATGTTCAGCCTGGTGATTTGTGTACACGTCGTGAGTATGCTCGATGGTTGGTATCTGCAAGTAGTGCACTTTCGAG GAACTCAGTATCTAAAGTATATCCTGCAATGTATATTGAAAATATTTCTGAGTTGGCATTTGATGATATTACACCTGAAGACCCCGATTTCCCTTCCATTCAAG GTTTGGCTGAATCTGGACTTATCTCAAGTAAGCTCTCTAGACGTGATATGGATCCTTCCTTGGATGAGGACGAGGGTCCATTCTACTTCTCTCCTGAAAG TCCTCTGTCACGTCAAGATCTTGTAAGTTGGAAGATGGCCCTAGAGAAAAGGCATCTCCCAGAAGCTGACAGGAAG GTCCTCCATCGAATATCAGGATTCATTGATACTGACAAGATACACCCAGATGCATGTCCTGCACTTGTTGCTGACCTATCTGGGGAACAGGGTATTGTTGCTCTTGCTTTTG GTTACACCAGACTTTTTCAGCCAAATAAGCCAGTAACAAAAGCCCAGGCTGCTATTGCTCTTGCAACTGGCGAGTATGCTGATGTTGTTAACGAGGAGCTTGCACGCATTGAAGCAGAAACAATGGCTGAAAAGGCTGTTGATGCACATAATGCTTTAGTAGCCCAGGTTGAAAGGGATGTGAATGCAACTTTTGAGAAGGATCTTTTTCTTGAGAGGGAAAAAATTGATGCTGTGGAGAAAATGGCTGAAGAAGCAAAGCAAGAATTGGAAATGTTGAGGgctgagagagagaaagataaTATTGCCCTCATGAAGGACCGTGCTGCTGTTGAATCAGAAATGGAAGTTTTAGCAAGGTTGAGGCATGAGGTGGAGAAGCAATTAGAGAACCTAATGAGTAACAAAGTAGAGATATCATTTGAAAAGGAAAGAGTCACCAAACTTAGGAAAGATGCAGAAAATGAGAGCCAGGAGATTGCTCGTTTACAGTATGATCTAGAGGTTGAACGGAAAGCCTTGTCCATGGCCAG GGCGTGGGCTGAAGATGAGGCTAAAagagcaagagaacaagcgcAATCACTAGAGGAGGCTAGAGATCGCTGGGAGAGGCATGGCATCAAAGTAGTTGTTGACAATGACCTTCGTGAAGAAGCATTGGGAGAAGCTACGTGGGTTGATGCTGGTAAGCAGTTCTCAGTTGAAGGGACTGTTAGCAGAGCCGAGAGTTTGATGGACAGACTCAAGGCGATGGCAATGGATATAAAAGGAAGAAGCAAAGATGTAATTGTTAAAATCATTCAAAAGATAGCCTTGCTTGTATCAAATTTGAAGGAATGGGTTTTCAGAGCTGGAGAAAGGGCAGGAGACCTTAAAGACACAGCCATCTCAAAGGTGAACAGATCAGCACAAGAGTTGCAGCATAACACAGTAGAATACCGCTTGGTTGTCAAAGAAGGTGTTAAGCGCGTCGCAGATGATTGTAGGGAAGGAGTGGAGAAACTCACCCAAAGGTTCAAGACATGA
- the LOC126801951 gene encoding uncharacterized protein LOC126801951 isoform X3, with product MANVTATWSPSSLQLRWALNCRQPSPVTVNMRRVRVLCAAPDRNNGLQRGRNGSSWVESKSSAGDGFSGWSGSVNEDDSQKKKWSGGLIGAGVAGVILVAGVAIATLSSGNKVSTRPKPQMEPLTTEQEVILVNDDGNAEDVEEQSGMKQDGGSPEEKAAVQVLPGKVLVPAVVDQVQGQAVAALQVLKVVEGDVQPGDLCTRREYARWLVSASSALSRNSVSKVYPAMYIENISELAFDDITPEDPDFPSIQGLAESGLISSKLSRRDMDPSLDEDEGPFYFSPESPLSRQDLVSWKMALEKRHLPEADRKVLHRISGFIDTDKIHPDACPALVADLSGEQGIVALAFGYTRLFQPNKPVTKAQAAIALATGEYADVVNEELARIEAETMAEKAVDAHNALVAQVERDVNATFEKDLFLEREKIDAVEKMAEEAKQELEMLRAEREKDNIALMKDRAAVESEMEVLARLRHEVEKQLENLMSNKVEISFEKERVTKLRKDAENESQEIARLQYDLEVERKALSMARAWAEDEAKRAREQAQSLEEARDRWERHGIKVVVDNDLREEALGEATWVDAGKQFSVEGTVSRAESLMDRLKAMAMDIKGRSKDVIVKIIQKIALLVSNLKEWVFRAGERAGDLKDTAISKVNRSAQELQHNTVEYRLVVKEGVKRVADDCREGVEKLTQRFKT from the exons ATGGCCAATGTGACTGCAACATGGTCTCCGAGCTCGCTCCAGCTCCGTTGGGCTCTCAATTGCCGCCAACCGTCACCGGTTACGGTGAATATGCGCCGCGTTCGAGTGCTCTGTGCTGCTCCGGACAGAAACAACGGTCTGCAGCGGGGTCGCAATGGGAGTTCTTGGGTGGAGTCGAAGTCGTCGGCCGGCGATGGCTTCTCCGGGTGGTCTGGTTCCGTTAATGAAGACGACTCGCAGAAGAAGAAATGGTCTggag GGCTTATCGGAGCTGGAGTTGCCGGAGTCATTCTTGTTGCAGGGGTTGCGATCGCGACATTGTCTTCAGGAAACAAAGTCAGTACAA GACCAAAGCCGCAGATGGAGCCATTGACGACAGAGCAGGAGGTGATATTGGTGAATGATGATGGAAATGCGGAAGATGTGGAGGAGCAGAGTGGCATGAAGCAAGATGGTGGGAGTCCGGAAGAAAAGGCAG CTGTACAGGTGCTTCCTGGAAAGGTTTTGGTACCTGCAGTTGTTGATCAGGTTCAGGGGCAGGCAGTAGCTGCTTTGCAAGTGTTGAAG GTTGTAGAGGGTGATGTTCAGCCTGGTGATTTGTGTACACGTCGTGAGTATGCTCGATGGTTGGTATCTGCAAGTAGTGCACTTTCGAG GAACTCAGTATCTAAAGTATATCCTGCAATGTATATTGAAAATATTTCTGAGTTGGCATTTGATGATATTACACCTGAAGACCCCGATTTCCCTTCCATTCAAG GTTTGGCTGAATCTGGACTTATCTCAAGTAAGCTCTCTAGACGTGATATGGATCCTTCCTTGGATGAGGACGAGGGTCCATTCTACTTCTCTCCTGAAAG TCCTCTGTCACGTCAAGATCTTGTAAGTTGGAAGATGGCCCTAGAGAAAAGGCATCTCCCAGAAGCTGACAGGAAG GTCCTCCATCGAATATCAGGATTCATTGATACTGACAAGATACACCCAGATGCATGTCCTGCACTTGTTGCTGACCTATCTGGGGAACAGGGTATTGTTGCTCTTGCTTTTG GTTACACCAGACTTTTTCAGCCAAATAAGCCAGTAACAAAAGCCCAGGCTGCTATTGCTCTTGCAACTGGCGAGTATGCTGATGTTGTTAACGAGGAGCTTGCACGCATTGAAGCAGAAACAATGGCTGAAAAGGCTGTTGATGCACATAATGCTTTAGTAGCCCAGGTTGAAAGGGATGTGAATGCAACTTTTGAGAAGGATCTTTTTCTTGAGAGGGAAAAAATTGATGCTGTGGAGAAAATGGCTGAAGAAGCAAAGCAAGAATTGGAAATGTTGAGGgctgagagagagaaagataaTATTGCCCTCATGAAGGACCGTGCTGCTGTTGAATCAGAAATGGAAGTTTTAGCAAGGTTGAGGCATGAGGTGGAGAAGCAATTAGAGAACCTAATGAGTAACAAAGTAGAGATATCATTTGAAAAGGAAAGAGTCACCAAACTTAGGAAAGATGCAGAAAATGAGAGCCAGGAGATTGCTCGTTTACAGTATGATCTAGAGGTTGAACGGAAAGCCTTGTCCATGGCCAG GGCGTGGGCTGAAGATGAGGCTAAAagagcaagagaacaagcgcAATCACTAGAGGAGGCTAGAGATCGCTGGGAGAGGCATGGCATCAAAGTAGTTGTTGACAATGACCTTCGTGAAGAAGCATTGGGAGAAGCTACGTGGGTTGATGCTGGTAAGCAGTTCTCAGTTGAAGGGACTGTTAGCAGAGCCGAGAGTTTGATGGACAGACTCAAGGCGATGGCAATGGATATAAAAGGAAGAAGCAAAGATGTAATTGTTAAAATCATTCAAAAGATAGCCTTGCTTGTATCAAATTTGAAGGAATGGGTTTTCAGAGCTGGAGAAAGGGCAGGAGACCTTAAAGACACAGCCATCTCAAAGGTGAACAGATCAGCACAAGAGTTGCAGCATAACACAGTAGAATACCGCTTGGTTGTCAAAGAAGGTGTTAAGCGCGTCGCAGATGATTGTAGGGAAGGAGTGGAGAAACTCACCCAAAGGTTCAAGACATGA
- the LOC126801973 gene encoding 60S ribosomal protein L36-2-like, which translates to MAPAQPKTGLFVGLNKGHVTTKKELAPRPSDRKGKTSKRVHFVRNLIREVAGFAPYEKRITELLKVGKDKRALKVAKRKLGTHKRAKKKREEMSNVLRKMRSGGGATEKKK; encoded by the exons ATGGCTCCAGCTCAGCCGAAAACCGGCCTCTTTGTGGGGTTGAACAAAGGGCATGTAACCACCAAGAAGGAATTGGCTCCACGCCCGTCTGATCGCAAAGGA AAAACCAGTAAGAGGGTTCACTTTGTCAGGAACTTGATCCGTGAAGTTGCTGGGTTTGCACCATATGAGAAGAGAATCACTGAGCTTTTGAAGGTTGGCAAGGACAAGCGTGCACTGAAGGTAGCTAAAAGAAAGTTGGGAACCCACAAGAGGGCCAAGAAGAAGCGTGAGGAGATGTCTAATGTTCTTCGCAAGATGAG GTCTGGAGGTGGAGCTActgagaagaagaaatga